In one Micromonospora polyrhachis genomic region, the following are encoded:
- a CDS encoding ISAs1 family transposase yields the protein MPGDLLETLDLDGRTVTADALHTVKATAELIHARSGHFLFPVKENRRALFDALNTLPLPSAPVAASRIDTSHGRITRRTIQVLPAPPGLPFPHVNQVWLIERYVTDAAGRHLSAAAQLGVASHTPEQATPAQIAAFNQRHWAIESLHWIRYTCYREDASRVRTRNGPRVLASIRNLAINALRLAGRCDITEATRWASRNMTDPSPSSDSHHGLETPVPVQVTAHIVAARG from the coding sequence GTGCCCGGGGACCTGCTCGAGACCCTCGACCTCGACGGCAGGACCGTCACCGCGGACGCGTTGCACACCGTCAAGGCCACCGCCGAACTCATCCACGCCCGCAGCGGCCATTTCCTGTTCCCGGTCAAGGAGAACCGGCGGGCCCTGTTCGACGCCCTCAACACGCTGCCCTTGCCAAGTGCGCCGGTCGCCGCCAGTCGCATCGATACCAGCCACGGACGGATCACCCGGCGCACGATCCAGGTCCTGCCCGCCCCGCCCGGCCTACCATTTCCCCACGTCAACCAGGTCTGGCTGATCGAACGCTACGTCACCGACGCCGCCGGTCGGCACCTCAGCGCCGCCGCCCAGCTCGGCGTGGCCAGCCACACCCCCGAGCAGGCCACACCCGCCCAGATCGCCGCCTTCAACCAGCGCCACTGGGCCATCGAATCGCTGCACTGGATCAGATACACCTGCTACCGCGAAGACGCCAGCCGAGTCCGTACCCGCAACGGACCCCGCGTCCTGGCCTCCATACGCAACCTGGCCATCAACGCCCTCCGCCTGGCCGGACGCTGCGACATCACCGAAGCCACCCGCTGGGCCAGTCGCAACATGACAGACCCTTCACCATCCTCGGACTCGCATCATGGTCTCGAAACGCCCGTGCCCGTGCAAGTGACCGCCCACATCGTCGCCGCTAGGGGGTAA
- a CDS encoding ubiquitin-like protein Pup has product MATRDTGGQSQSGKARRDEEIEDVATEVNPEVAERHAEITEDVDDLLDEIDSVLEENAEEFVRGYVQKGGQ; this is encoded by the coding sequence ATGGCTACTCGTGACACCGGCGGTCAGTCCCAGTCCGGCAAGGCACGTCGAGACGAGGAAATCGAGGACGTCGCGACCGAGGTCAACCCCGAGGTCGCCGAGCGGCACGCCGAGATCACCGAGGACGTGGACGACCTGCTCGACGAGATCGACTCCGTACTGGAGGAGAACGCCGAGGAGTTCGTCCGGGGGTACGTGCAGAAGGGCGGGCAGTGA
- the prcB gene encoding proteasome subunit beta: MAAGFDPSGRLPDVFTNAGTSSFTQFLSMAAPDLLPGRRPLPPGMAADLAPHATTIVAISCQGGVVMAGDRRATMGNLIASRDIEKVHPADAYSLVGIAGTAGIGIEMMRLFQVELEHYEKIEGAMLSLDGKANRLASMIRGNLGAAMQGLAVIPLFAGFDLSASDSAQAGRIFSFDVTGGPFEERGYSAIGSGSLFAKSALKKRYRTGLSTDEAVRLAVEALYDAADDDTATGGPDLTRRIFPVVMTATAEGTHRLTDSESAAIAEAVVAGRMENPGG, translated from the coding sequence GTGGCAGCGGGTTTTGATCCATCCGGCCGTCTACCAGATGTGTTCACCAACGCGGGGACGTCCTCCTTCACCCAGTTCCTGAGCATGGCCGCCCCGGATCTGCTGCCCGGTCGCCGGCCGCTGCCACCGGGTATGGCCGCCGACCTCGCCCCGCACGCCACCACCATCGTGGCGATCTCCTGCCAGGGCGGGGTGGTGATGGCCGGCGACCGGCGAGCCACCATGGGCAACCTGATCGCCAGCCGGGACATCGAGAAGGTGCATCCCGCCGACGCGTACTCCCTGGTGGGCATCGCCGGCACGGCCGGTATCGGCATCGAGATGATGCGGCTGTTCCAGGTCGAGTTGGAACACTACGAGAAGATCGAGGGCGCGATGCTCTCCCTCGACGGTAAGGCCAACCGCCTGGCGTCGATGATCCGAGGCAACCTCGGTGCGGCGATGCAGGGGCTGGCCGTGATTCCGCTATTTGCCGGCTTCGACCTGTCCGCCAGTGACTCGGCCCAGGCTGGGCGGATCTTCAGCTTCGACGTCACCGGCGGTCCCTTCGAGGAGCGCGGCTACAGCGCGATCGGCTCCGGCTCGCTGTTTGCCAAGTCTGCGCTGAAGAAGCGCTATCGCACCGGGCTGAGCACCGACGAGGCGGTCCGGCTCGCGGTCGAGGCCCTGTACGACGCGGCTGACGACGACACCGCCACCGGTGGACCGGACCTGACCCGCCGGATCTTCCCGGTGGTGATGACCGCTACGGCCGAGGGCACGCACCGGCTCACCGACAGCGAGAGCGCCGCGATCGCCGAAGCGGTGGTCGCCGGCCGGATGGAGAACCCGGGCGGCTGA
- the prcA gene encoding proteasome subunit alpha produces the protein MAMQFYASPEQIMRDRSELARKGIARGRSTVVLSYEGGVLFVAENLSSALHKVSEIYDRIGFAAVGRYNEFENLRRAGVRMADLNGLSYDRRDVTGRALANGYAQTLGAIFTEQSKPFEVELCVAEVGATPEDDELYRLTYDGSVNDEPGCMAMGGQAEAISGVLRASHRADMSLSEAVQLAVKALGTVGGEGGAARTIAANQLEVALLDRHKVGRTFRRITGAALTALLDGGSAAKDAEAEVAAESRPEEPKAPGGKRAKPTTSAASADLEGQEGQKGQKKKPE, from the coding sequence GTGGCCATGCAGTTCTACGCCTCGCCCGAGCAGATCATGCGCGACCGTTCCGAGCTGGCCCGCAAGGGCATCGCCCGGGGACGCAGCACGGTGGTACTCAGCTACGAGGGCGGCGTCCTCTTCGTCGCGGAGAACCTCTCCAGCGCCCTGCACAAGGTCAGCGAGATCTACGACCGGATCGGCTTCGCCGCCGTCGGCCGCTACAACGAGTTCGAAAACCTGCGCCGGGCCGGGGTCCGGATGGCCGACCTCAACGGGCTCAGCTACGACCGGCGGGACGTCACCGGCCGGGCCCTGGCCAACGGCTACGCCCAGACCCTCGGCGCGATCTTCACCGAGCAGTCGAAGCCGTTCGAGGTGGAGCTCTGTGTTGCCGAGGTCGGTGCCACCCCGGAGGACGACGAACTCTACCGGCTCACCTACGACGGCTCGGTCAACGACGAACCGGGTTGCATGGCGATGGGCGGGCAGGCCGAGGCGATCTCCGGTGTGTTGCGAGCCAGCCACCGTGCCGACATGTCGCTGAGCGAGGCGGTGCAGTTGGCTGTCAAGGCGCTGGGCACGGTCGGTGGCGAAGGCGGTGCCGCCCGGACGATCGCCGCGAACCAGCTGGAGGTCGCGCTCTTGGACCGGCACAAGGTGGGGCGTACCTTCCGGCGGATCACCGGCGCTGCCCTCACCGCACTGCTCGACGGTGGCTCGGCGGCGAAGGACGCCGAGGCGGAGGTCGCGGCCGAGAGTCGCCCCGAGGAGCCGAAGGCACCCGGCGGCAAGCGGGCCAAACCCACCACCTCGGCCGCCTCCGCCGATCTGGAGGGCCAGGAAGGGCAGAAGGGCCAGAAGAAGAAGCCCGAGTAA
- a CDS encoding glycosyltransferase family 2 protein, with the protein MTPPRVTAVMLAYGAEPWLADAARAVLASTDVAVDLIVVDNGCTGEGVEVVKGFAGVRVLRPEENTGYSGGCRVGAAEATGDFLVFVNSDAIVTPDALAKIVAVAAEDGVGAAMASIRLADRPDTINTSGNPLHFTGLSWAGGNGEPASQHMRRTTVPSVSGCCFAMRAEVWRKLDGFAAEYFAYHEDTELSLRLWQQGFRIEYVPDAVVRHHYEFSRNTLKLYLVERNRLITLLTAYEGRTLAVLAPMLLTTELAMLAASVAGGWGRQKARGWGWLWTNRAWVRARRRQLQSERRVPDGVIAERMTAKVALNEAAPPGMGLFNLLAGAYWKLSRPLLKRA; encoded by the coding sequence ATGACCCCTCCCCGCGTGACCGCGGTGATGCTCGCCTACGGTGCCGAGCCCTGGCTGGCCGACGCCGCCCGGGCCGTACTCGCCAGCACGGACGTCGCCGTCGACCTCATCGTGGTCGACAACGGCTGCACCGGTGAGGGGGTGGAGGTGGTCAAGGGCTTCGCCGGGGTACGCGTCCTGCGGCCGGAGGAGAACACCGGCTACTCCGGCGGCTGCCGGGTGGGCGCGGCCGAGGCGACCGGCGACTTCCTGGTCTTCGTCAACTCCGACGCGATCGTCACTCCGGACGCCCTGGCCAAGATCGTCGCGGTCGCCGCCGAGGACGGGGTCGGCGCGGCGATGGCCTCGATCCGGCTGGCCGACCGCCCCGACACGATCAACACTTCCGGCAACCCGCTGCACTTCACCGGCCTGTCCTGGGCCGGTGGCAACGGCGAGCCGGCCAGCCAGCACATGCGGCGGACAACCGTACCGTCGGTGAGCGGATGCTGCTTCGCGATGCGCGCCGAGGTGTGGCGAAAGCTGGACGGCTTCGCGGCCGAATACTTCGCCTACCACGAGGACACCGAGCTGAGCCTCCGGCTGTGGCAGCAGGGCTTCCGCATCGAGTACGTCCCCGATGCCGTGGTCCGCCACCACTACGAGTTCTCCCGTAACACCCTCAAGCTGTACCTGGTGGAGCGTAACCGGCTGATCACGCTGCTCACCGCCTACGAGGGCCGTACGCTGGCGGTCCTCGCGCCGATGCTGCTCACCACGGAGCTGGCGATGCTCGCCGCCTCGGTGGCCGGGGGTTGGGGGCGGCAGAAGGCGCGCGGCTGGGGCTGGCTCTGGACCAACCGGGCATGGGTACGGGCCCGGCGGCGACAGTTGCAGTCGGAGCGACGGGTGCCCGACGGCGTCATCGCCGAGCGGATGACCGCCAAGGTCGCGCTCAACGAAGCCGCCCCACCCGGCATGGGGCTGTTCAACCTACTCGCCGGCGCCTACTGGAAGCTGTCCCGGCCGCTGCTGAAGCGGGCCTGA
- a CDS encoding lipopolysaccharide biosynthesis protein codes for MKRLLNLLPPGTIAVGGGLALLGAASYVHLGVAGHQLNASDYSSLSVLWSIVFTVGLGLFMPIEQEVARLVATRRTDGLPPGPVLARGGMIAAALLALFGILIVAAADLIAERLFYGDTALVWVLVGALAGLAVAHTTRGLLSGLQLFPWYGTQLGIDGALRIGLVAALGLAGVTSPFWYGMVLVFAPVVSVVCTLPPVLRAIGGGLPLPWAPLLRGLGLLTVSSLLAQVVVNIGVINVRLLEPDDVATAGALLSALVLVRIPLFVFASLQASLLPGLAASAAAGDQSAFNSLLRRALMIVTALGAVGSFFATLLGPWLVRTLFDAPDVLTRVDFAWLSVGTLLYLWAMVLGQAILARNGHRAQALSWVVGTVALGVVTLVPMSVAQRVEIAYTVGSLVVVAGMALFLRRSAGTTGPTTTPQPVTSSPATGDYR; via the coding sequence ATGAAACGTCTGCTCAACCTGCTTCCGCCCGGGACGATAGCGGTCGGCGGCGGCCTTGCCCTGCTCGGTGCCGCCTCCTACGTCCACCTCGGCGTCGCGGGACACCAGCTCAACGCCAGCGACTACTCATCACTGTCCGTGTTGTGGTCCATCGTGTTCACCGTCGGGCTGGGCCTGTTCATGCCGATCGAGCAGGAGGTGGCCCGACTGGTGGCCACCCGGCGCACCGACGGCCTCCCCCCGGGGCCCGTGCTGGCGCGCGGCGGCATGATCGCCGCCGCGCTCCTGGCGCTCTTCGGGATACTGATCGTCGCCGCCGCCGACCTGATCGCCGAACGGCTCTTCTACGGGGACACCGCCCTGGTCTGGGTGCTCGTCGGGGCCCTGGCCGGTCTCGCCGTGGCACACACCACCCGGGGACTGCTCTCTGGACTACAACTGTTCCCCTGGTACGGCACACAGCTCGGCATCGACGGGGCACTGCGGATCGGCCTGGTCGCCGCCCTGGGACTGGCCGGCGTCACCTCCCCGTTCTGGTACGGGATGGTGCTGGTGTTCGCTCCGGTGGTGTCGGTCGTCTGCACCCTGCCCCCGGTGCTGCGGGCGATCGGCGGGGGCCTACCGCTGCCCTGGGCCCCGCTGCTGCGCGGGCTCGGGCTGCTCACCGTCTCCAGCCTGCTCGCCCAGGTCGTGGTGAACATCGGCGTGATCAACGTCCGGCTCCTCGAACCGGATGACGTCGCCACCGCCGGGGCACTGCTCTCCGCGCTGGTCCTGGTCCGGATCCCGCTGTTCGTCTTCGCCTCCCTGCAGGCGTCCCTGCTGCCCGGCCTGGCGGCCTCCGCCGCCGCCGGGGACCAGAGCGCCTTCAACTCTCTGCTCCGCCGCGCCCTGATGATCGTCACGGCGCTCGGCGCGGTCGGTTCGTTCTTCGCCACCCTGCTCGGCCCCTGGCTGGTACGCACCCTGTTCGACGCGCCGGACGTGCTGACCCGGGTCGACTTCGCCTGGCTATCCGTCGGCACCCTGCTCTACCTCTGGGCGATGGTGCTCGGTCAGGCAATCCTGGCCCGGAACGGACACCGGGCCCAGGCCCTGTCCTGGGTGGTCGGCACCGTCGCCCTCGGTGTCGTCACCCTCGTCCCGATGTCGGTGGCCCAGCGGGTCGAGATCGCCTACACGGTCGGCTCGCTGGTGGTGGTCGCGGGCATGGCCCTGTTCCTCCGCCGATCGGCGGGAACCACCGGCCCGACGACTACCCCCCAACCCGTGACGTCGTCCCCCGCAACCGGAGACTACCGATGA
- a CDS encoding glycosyltransferase family 2 protein: protein MINNKRVLIVIPALNEAGSIGDVVREVRGELPTVDVLVVDDGSTDRTAQVAAAAGAAVAKLPFNLGVGGAMRLGYRYAREHDYDVAIQVDADGQHDPRYIPKLVDALDTADLVIGARFAGEGDYRVGGPRRWAMVMLSGVISWVAGTRLTDTTSGFRAANRELIDMFATWYPVEYLGDTVETLVHTARRGHKVRQVPVAMRKRMAGNPSQSPFKAMIYLGRAFAVLLLALVRR, encoded by the coding sequence ATGATTAACAACAAGCGGGTCCTGATCGTCATCCCGGCGCTGAACGAGGCGGGCTCGATCGGCGACGTGGTCCGCGAGGTTCGCGGTGAGCTTCCCACCGTGGATGTCCTCGTCGTCGACGACGGTTCGACCGACCGTACCGCGCAGGTGGCGGCCGCCGCCGGTGCGGCCGTGGCGAAGCTACCCTTCAACCTCGGCGTCGGTGGGGCCATGCGGCTGGGTTACCGGTACGCCCGGGAACACGACTACGACGTGGCGATCCAGGTCGACGCGGACGGTCAACACGATCCGCGCTACATCCCGAAGCTGGTCGACGCGCTCGACACCGCCGATCTGGTGATCGGCGCCCGGTTCGCGGGCGAGGGCGACTACCGGGTCGGCGGTCCCCGTCGGTGGGCGATGGTGATGCTCTCCGGAGTGATCTCCTGGGTGGCCGGTACCCGGCTGACCGACACCACCTCGGGCTTCCGGGCCGCCAACCGCGAGCTCATCGACATGTTCGCCACCTGGTATCCGGTGGAGTACCTCGGCGACACGGTCGAGACGCTCGTGCACACGGCACGGCGTGGCCACAAGGTCCGTCAGGTGCCGGTGGCGATGCGCAAGCGGATGGCCGGCAACCCCAGCCAGTCCCCGTTCAAGGCGATGATCTATCTGGGTCGCGCGTTCGCCGTACTACTCCTGGCCCTCGTCCGTAGGTGA
- a CDS encoding DUF2304 domain-containing protein translates to MKLTLITALTGLVLVAAIVELLRRRQLREKYALLWLGVGLLVIPLAIFPKLLDRPAELIGAKSGVSLVLFLGIVFLLLMSVHLSWEVSRLEEETRTIAEDLALLRAKIEERQQTETEVMARND, encoded by the coding sequence ATGAAGCTCACCCTCATCACAGCGCTGACCGGGCTCGTCCTGGTCGCGGCAATCGTGGAACTGCTGCGCCGCCGCCAGCTCCGCGAGAAGTACGCCCTGCTCTGGCTGGGCGTCGGACTGCTCGTCATCCCGCTGGCCATCTTCCCCAAGCTACTGGACCGGCCGGCCGAGCTGATCGGCGCGAAGTCCGGGGTCAGCCTGGTCCTGTTCCTCGGCATCGTCTTCCTCCTGCTGATGTCTGTGCATCTGAGCTGGGAGGTCAGCCGACTGGAGGAGGAGACCAGGACCATCGCGGAGGACCTGGCCCTACTCCGGGCCAAGATCGAAGAACGTCAGCAGACCGAGACCGAAGTGATGGCGCGCAATGATTAA
- the rfbD gene encoding dTDP-4-dehydrorhamnose reductase, translated as MTTPASWLVTGAGGMLGRDLVSVLTGRADRPVTAATRAELDLTDRSAVRSAVAGHSVVVNAAAWTDVDRAETREAEATAVNGDGVANLARACAENGARLIHVSTDYVFPGDATVPYLEDAPTAPINAYGRSKLAGELAVARFLPDAGYVVRTAWLYGAHGPNFVATMLRLAAERDHLDVVDDQLGQPTWSYRLAERLVTLGEAALAGRAAAGSYHGTASGQTSWYGLARAIFELADLDPDRVRPTTSDRYPRPARRPAYSVLGHGRWAAAGLAPLPHWRVTLAEALPLSGLLTSRKVA; from the coding sequence GTGACCACTCCGGCCAGCTGGCTGGTCACCGGCGCCGGCGGAATGCTGGGCCGGGACCTGGTCTCCGTACTCACCGGCCGGGCCGACCGGCCGGTCACCGCGGCCACCCGGGCGGAGCTGGACCTGACCGACCGGTCCGCCGTCCGGTCCGCCGTCGCCGGTCACTCGGTGGTGGTCAACGCCGCCGCGTGGACCGACGTCGACAGGGCCGAGACCCGGGAGGCGGAGGCCACCGCCGTCAACGGGGACGGGGTGGCCAACCTGGCCCGCGCGTGCGCCGAGAACGGTGCCCGGCTCATCCACGTCTCCACCGACTACGTCTTCCCCGGCGACGCCACCGTCCCCTACCTGGAGGACGCCCCCACCGCACCGATCAACGCGTACGGGCGGAGCAAACTGGCCGGGGAGCTGGCGGTCGCCAGGTTCCTGCCCGACGCCGGATACGTGGTACGGACGGCGTGGCTCTACGGTGCGCACGGCCCCAACTTCGTCGCCACGATGCTGCGGCTGGCGGCCGAGCGCGACCACCTCGACGTGGTCGACGACCAACTGGGTCAGCCCACCTGGTCGTACCGGCTGGCCGAGCGGTTGGTGACCCTCGGTGAGGCGGCCCTGGCCGGCCGGGCAGCCGCCGGCAGCTATCACGGCACCGCGTCCGGTCAGACCAGCTGGTACGGCCTGGCCCGAGCGATCTTCGAACTCGCCGACCTCGATCCCGACCGGGTCCGCCCGACCACCAGTGACCGCTATCCACGACCCGCACGACGCCCGGCGTACAGTGTGCTGGGTCACGGTCGATGGGCGGCGGCAGGACTGGCTCCGCTACCGCATTGGCGCGTGACGCTGGCTGAGGCACTCCCCCTGTCCGGCCTGCTCACCTCTCGGAAGGTCGCATGA
- the rfbB gene encoding dTDP-glucose 4,6-dehydratase, translating into MRILVTGGAGFIGSEYVRMLLTGTGPQLVPSSVTVLDKLTYSGNRANLDPVANDPRLRFVVGDICDPDVVDQVVAGHDVIVHFAAESHVDRSIHGAAPFVTTNVLGTQTLLDAALRHGTGRFVHVSTDEVYGSIDEGSWTEDWPLSPNSPYSASKAGSDLLALAYHRTHGMDVVLTRCSNNYGPYQFPEKVIPLFVTNLLDGGTVPLYGDGGNVRDWLHVHDHCVGIALVQDKGRPGEVYHIGGGTELTNRELTGRLLDACGVGWDRVVPVADRKGHDRRYSLDITKISDELGYAPSIDLDRGLAETVQWYRENRNWWQPLKAQAGIGPAA; encoded by the coding sequence GTGAGGATCCTCGTCACCGGCGGAGCCGGATTCATCGGGTCTGAGTACGTACGGATGCTGTTGACCGGCACAGGACCACAACTGGTGCCCAGCTCCGTAACCGTCCTCGACAAGCTCACCTACTCGGGCAACCGGGCCAACCTCGATCCGGTGGCCAACGATCCCCGGCTACGGTTCGTGGTGGGCGACATCTGCGACCCGGACGTAGTCGACCAGGTGGTCGCCGGCCACGACGTCATCGTGCACTTCGCGGCCGAGTCGCACGTCGACCGCTCCATCCACGGCGCGGCCCCGTTCGTCACCACCAACGTCCTGGGCACACAGACCCTCCTCGACGCAGCGCTACGGCACGGCACCGGCCGGTTCGTCCACGTCTCCACCGACGAGGTCTACGGCTCGATCGACGAGGGCTCCTGGACCGAGGACTGGCCGCTGTCGCCCAACTCCCCGTACTCCGCCTCGAAGGCCGGTTCCGACCTGCTCGCGCTGGCGTACCACCGCACCCACGGCATGGACGTGGTGCTCACCCGCTGCTCCAACAACTACGGGCCGTACCAGTTCCCGGAGAAGGTCATCCCGCTGTTCGTCACCAACCTGCTCGACGGCGGTACCGTGCCGCTCTACGGCGACGGTGGCAACGTGCGGGACTGGCTGCACGTGCACGACCACTGCGTCGGCATCGCACTGGTCCAGGACAAGGGCCGCCCAGGCGAGGTCTACCACATCGGCGGCGGCACCGAGCTGACCAACCGCGAGCTGACCGGGCGGTTGCTCGACGCCTGCGGCGTGGGCTGGGACCGGGTCGTCCCGGTCGCCGACCGCAAGGGCCACGACCGCCGCTACTCGCTGGACATCACGAAGATCAGCGATGAACTCGGGTACGCGCCCAGCATCGACCTGGACCGGGGGCTCGCCGAGACCGTCCAGTGGTACCGGGAGAACCGGAACTGGTGGCAGCCGCTGAAGGCACAGGCCGGCATCGGCCCGGCGGCGTGA
- the rfbA gene encoding glucose-1-phosphate thymidylyltransferase RfbA, with protein MRGILLAGGTGSRLWPITRAVSKQLMPIFDKPMIYYPLSTLVMAGIREILVITTPEDQPQFQRLLGDGSQFGLSLDYVAQARPEGIAQAFVLGADFIGDESVALILGDNIFHGVNLGQQLADHNGLVGGRVFAYPVANPEAYGVVDFDDDGRVLSIEEKPAKPKSRYAVPGLYFYDNKVVEIARKLAPSARGELEITGVNEAYRELGELTVTVLDRGTAWLDTGTFASMMQAAEFVRVIEERQGMKIGCVEEEAWRAGLIDDDQLRALALPLTKSGYGEYLLDLLR; from the coding sequence GTGCGCGGAATCCTTCTCGCCGGTGGCACCGGCTCCCGGTTGTGGCCGATCACTCGAGCGGTGTCGAAGCAGCTCATGCCGATCTTCGACAAGCCGATGATCTACTACCCGCTCTCCACGCTGGTCATGGCCGGGATCCGGGAGATCCTGGTGATCACCACTCCCGAGGACCAGCCGCAGTTCCAGCGGCTGCTCGGGGACGGCAGCCAGTTCGGCCTCAGCCTGGACTACGTCGCGCAGGCCCGGCCAGAGGGCATCGCCCAGGCGTTCGTCCTCGGGGCCGACTTCATCGGGGACGAGTCCGTGGCGTTGATCCTCGGCGACAACATCTTCCACGGGGTCAACCTCGGGCAGCAGCTCGCCGACCACAACGGGCTGGTGGGCGGTCGGGTCTTCGCCTATCCGGTGGCCAACCCCGAGGCGTACGGCGTGGTCGACTTCGACGACGACGGGCGGGTGTTGTCGATCGAGGAGAAGCCAGCCAAGCCGAAGTCCCGGTACGCGGTTCCGGGGCTCTACTTCTATGACAACAAGGTCGTCGAGATCGCCCGGAAGCTCGCTCCGAGTGCCCGGGGCGAACTGGAGATCACCGGGGTCAACGAGGCGTACCGCGAGCTGGGCGAGCTGACCGTGACGGTGCTCGACCGGGGCACCGCCTGGCTGGACACCGGAACCTTCGCGTCGATGATGCAGGCCGCCGAGTTCGTTCGGGTGATCGAGGAACGACAGGGCATGAAGATCGGGTGCGTGGAGGAGGAGGCGTGGCGGGCCGGGCTGATCGACGACGACCAGCTGCGCGCGCTCGCCCTGCCGCTGACCAAGAGCGGGTATGGCGAGTACCTCCTCGACCTGCTTCGCTGA
- the pafA gene encoding Pup--protein ligase, whose translation MERRIFGLETEYGVTCTYRGQRRLSPDEVARYLFRRVVSWGRSSNVFLRNGARLYLDVGSHPEYATPECDSVADLVTHDRAGERILEGLLIDAEKRLHDEGIAGEIYLFKNNTDSAGNSYGCHENYLVSRHGEFGRLADVLIPFLVTRQLICGAGKVLQTPRGAVYCLSQRAEHIWEGVSSATTRSRPIINTRDEPHADAERYRRLHVIVGDSNMNEVTTLLKVGSADIVLRMIEAGVAMRDLSLENPIRAIREVSHDITGRRKVRLASNKEISALEIQQEYLARATEFVERRGGDQTAKRVVELWGRVLRAIETGDLEPVAREIDWVTKLRLIERYQAKHELPLSHPRVAQMDLAYHDLRRGRGLYGLLERRGQVDRIATDPEIFEAKETPPQTTRARLRGEFIRHAQEKRRDFTVDWVHLKLNDQAQRTVLCKDPFRAYDERVERLIASM comes from the coding sequence ATGGAACGGCGAATCTTCGGCCTCGAAACCGAGTACGGCGTCACCTGTACCTATCGTGGACAACGGCGGCTCTCCCCGGACGAGGTGGCCCGCTACCTCTTTCGCCGGGTGGTGTCCTGGGGTCGGTCCAGCAACGTCTTCCTACGCAACGGTGCCCGGCTCTATCTCGATGTCGGCTCCCACCCGGAGTACGCGACCCCCGAGTGTGACTCGGTCGCCGATCTGGTCACCCACGACCGGGCCGGCGAGCGGATCCTGGAGGGGCTGCTCATCGACGCCGAGAAGCGGCTGCACGACGAGGGCATCGCCGGCGAGATCTACCTGTTCAAGAACAACACCGACTCGGCTGGCAACTCCTACGGCTGCCACGAGAACTACCTGGTCTCCCGGCACGGCGAGTTCGGCCGGCTGGCCGACGTGTTGATTCCGTTCCTGGTCACCCGGCAGCTCATCTGCGGTGCCGGGAAGGTGTTACAGACCCCGCGCGGCGCGGTCTACTGCCTCTCCCAGCGGGCCGAGCACATCTGGGAAGGCGTCTCGTCGGCGACCACCCGGAGCCGGCCGATCATCAACACCCGCGACGAGCCGCATGCCGACGCCGAACGCTACCGCCGGCTACACGTCATCGTCGGCGACTCGAACATGAACGAGGTGACGACGCTGCTCAAGGTGGGCAGCGCGGACATCGTGCTCCGCATGATCGAGGCGGGCGTGGCGATGCGGGACCTGTCCCTGGAGAACCCGATCCGGGCTATCCGGGAGGTTTCCCATGACATCACCGGTCGCCGCAAGGTACGGCTGGCCTCCAACAAGGAGATCAGCGCCCTGGAGATCCAACAGGAGTACCTTGCCCGGGCCACCGAGTTCGTCGAGCGTCGGGGTGGTGACCAGACCGCCAAGCGGGTGGTCGAGCTCTGGGGTCGGGTGCTGCGGGCCATCGAGACCGGTGACCTCGAACCGGTGGCCCGGGAGATCGACTGGGTGACCAAGCTGCGGCTGATCGAGCGTTACCAGGCCAAGCACGAGCTGCCGCTGTCGCATCCCCGGGTCGCCCAGATGGACCTCGCCTATCACGACCTGCGCCGGGGGCGGGGCCTCTACGGTCTTCTGGAGCGCCGCGGTCAGGTCGACCGGATCGCCACCGACCCGGAGATCTTCGAGGCCAAGGAGACGCCACCACAGACCACCCGGGCCCGGCTGCGGGGCGAGTTCATCCGACACGCCCAGGAGAAGCGCCGCGACTTCACAGTGGACTGGGTGCACCTGAAGCTCAACGACCAGGCCCAACGCACCGTGCTGTGCAAGGACCCGTTCCGGGCGTACGACGAGCGAGTGGAACGCCTGATCGCGAGCATGTAG